From a region of the Calliphora vicina chromosome 4, idCalVici1.1, whole genome shotgun sequence genome:
- the Rpt3 gene encoding 26S proteasome regulatory subunit 6B: METLSQEKEETFDFKLKDAHSSLDELDVDDLYVRYKKLQKTLEFLEVQEEYIKDEQRNLKKEYLHAQEEVKRIQSVPLVIGQFLEAVDQNTGIVGSTTGSNYYVRILSTIDRELLKPSASVALHKHSNALVDVLPPEADSSISMLQPDEKPDVSYADIGGMDMQKQEIREAVELPLTHFELYKQIGIDPPRGVLMYGPPGCGKTMLAKAVAHHTTASFIRVVGSEFVQKYLGEGPRMVRDVFRLAKENAPAIIFIDEIDAIATKRFDAQTGADREVQRILLELLNQMDGFDQTTNVKVIMATNRADTLDPALLRPGRLDRKIEFPLPDRRQKRLVFSTITSKMNLSEDVDLEEFVARPDKISGADINAICQEAGMHAVRENRYIVLSKDFEKGYKNNIKKDEQEHEFYK; this comes from the exons ATGGAAACTTTATCACAAGAAAAg GAAGAGACATTCGATTTTAAATTGAAAGATGCTCACAGTTCACTGGATGAATTGGATGTCGATGATCTATATGTACGCTACAAG AAATTGCAAAAAACTCTAGAATTTCTAGAAGTTCAGGAAGAGTATATTAAGGATGAGCAAAGAAATCTGAAAAAAGAATATCTTCATGCTCAAGAGGAAGTAAAACGTATTCAGTCGGTTCCTCTTGTAATTGGTCAATTTTTGGAAGCTGTCGACCAGAATACTGGTATTGTTGGTTCCACGACAGGTTCAAATTATTATGTTCGTATTTTGTCAACAATTGATCGCGAATTGTTGAAACCGTCAGCATCCGTTGCCCTGCATAAGCATAGTAATGCCTTGGTTGATGTGTTACCTCCAGAAGCCGATAGTTCGATTTCAATGTTGCAACCGGATGAAAAGCCAGATGTTAGTTATGCAGATATTGGTGGTATGGATATGCAGAAACAAGAAATACGAGAAGCTGTTGAACTGCCGCTAACACACTTTGAATTGTATAAACAAATTG GTATCGATCCGCCCCGTGGTGTTCTTATGTACGGGCCCCCTGGTTGCGGTAAAACCATGTTAGCTAAAGCTGTGGCCCATCACACAACTGCATCGTTCATTAGAGTCGTAGGATCCGAATTTGTCCAAAAATATCTTGGTGAAGGTCCACGTATGGTTCGCGATGTATTCCGTTTAGCCAAGGAAAATGCGCCAGCAATCATTTTTATAGATGAAATTGATGCTATTGCCACAAAACGTTTTGATGCTCAGACTGGCGCCGATCGTGAAGTACAACGTATTCTTTTGGAATTACTTAATCAAATGGATGGCTTTGATCAGACAACAAACGTTAAAGTTATAATGGCTACAAATCGTGCTGACACTTTGGATCCGGCCTTACTTCGTCCTGGTCGTTTAGACAGAAAAATTGAATTCCCATTGCCCGACAGACGTCAAAAACGTTTAGTATTTTCGACAATCACTTCCAAGATGAACTTGAGCGAAGATGTTGACTTGGAAGAATTTGTTGCAAGACCAGATAAGATATCGGGTGCTGACATTAATGCAATTTGTCAGGAAGCTGGTATGCATGCAGTTAGAGAAAATCGTTACATTGTTTTGTCGAAGGACTTTGAAAAAGGCTATAAGAACAACATCAAGAAAGACGAACAGGAACATGAATtctacaaataa